Part of the Centroberyx gerrardi isolate f3 chromosome 11, fCenGer3.hap1.cur.20231027, whole genome shotgun sequence genome is shown below.
AATACCAACTCACTCCTTACCGCCTGGACACTGAAGATCAGGTAAATGAAGTTCCATAAAACCTTCCAGACCTATTGAAATACAAGCCATAGCTCATCAATATGGAGCCACAGTTCTTTTAATCAACTGACAAACACATCAGATAGAGTCTTGATGAGACTATTGATTTTTATTGGAATCCGCTGTGTTCATGTAGAGTAACTTGCTTGGCTCTCGAAGACAATATAACAGTGCTGCTAGTTCCAGCAACAATAACGCTAATGGTAATGATGCCTTGCGTGAAGTTTTCAATTTATTGGCGAGATATCAGCGGAACAGTGCAATATCAGTTTCTGTCAAATGATAGTCAAGCACCACTGCATCAGTGTAGCCTGTAAAATTGAACTGCTTTTTTTCAGCCTTGATTGACATGGTTTCTTCCAAAAATGTTCACATATTTCTTTTTGCAACCAGTATTgtccttttgttctttttttttttaagcacttTTGATGTCTGTTTCTATTATTCTTATCATAGACCCAGTAGCTGATATAAGCTACGGTAGCTCACTATAATTCAGATTTTCAATGCAAGTACTTCATTTTCTATGTCCACAATGAATATTTGTACAGAACCTCATCAGCATGCATTACTGATGTTGACAAGACAGTTGATTATGTGTGATGACAGGAGTGGGCCCTGTTGAAGtttgttttgtgctgataaACTCACTCcctgctcttcttcctccttaGATCTCATCTGCTGCTTGTGGTTATGGCTTCACTCTCATTGCCTCCTCCACCAAAGACGTGACCAAGCTGTGGGGAATGGGCCTCAACAAGGACTCTCAGCTGGGCTTCCAACGCAGCCAACACAGCCGCCGTAAGACACTCACCATACTGTTGAGCAACACAGAAATGCTGTTAGCCTCCGGTAGCtaacattgtctgttctaaacacctggggtgtggtagctctttcctgggaaaaatcttctgctgcacaggaagtgatgtgttctacatttccggtttgtttgtaataaaaagaaaaagaactgggtagttagcttgagcagtgatagccaccatgactgaacagacaaagaaaagagaaactcaaactgcatcaacagaaaatccaagctccgcccacactgtttgattgacaggtgatctctgggaagtgcagtgcagaaacactgcagcaatgagcgctgagcaccaaagatggagacctAAATGAAACATCTGCCCTTACCTACTTATCTGTCTTTCTAGATCAGAGCTATGACTATGTGCTGGAGCCCTCCCCGGTGGCCCTGCCGTTTGCTAAGCCTGTGCAGAGCAGAGTGGTTCAGGTTGCATGTGGCCGGGCCCATTCCCTGGTGCTCACCGACCAAGAAGGCGGTAAGAGAACGCACACTTTCTGTACCAACATGAAACCAAACCCATAGGTAGCCCCCGTTCACTTTTGTATGGAGAGAATGTCACGCCAAACTTTCATTTGTCTTTCTTATCGGCAACAGTGCCGacctggtagaacatgacttgAGACTGTCATGAATCATAAGGGTTTTCTTGTAAATTTGGTTCATagataatccaccaagcagcactttatttcaataaaatctcaacttttactATTGGTTCATGCTGCTCGTTACCGCAATccatggtgtattttggtggaagacgTTTGTGGGAATAAAAGGTGAACCAATTCTAAGAGTTgaaattttattaaaataagtCCTGATTGGTAGTttgtaaaaggtcttaaatcaTGATGTACCAGGTGCAAAAAAGTGACCTGTGCACAACTTCTTTTAAGCACTGGAGCCCATAAGGGATTAGGTTTGCCGCACACTAAAAACTCAGGCCAATTTTTCAGCAAGTAAAAACAATGGAGCGAAGCTGAAGCAGGGATGCAGAACACGTTGTTCGCTCCATTGTTTTTACTTGTTGAGCTAAGACAAATGAGCGAAGACAAATCAGTCCATGAGTTCTTAGTGTGACGTTTCTCCAAACGAGAGAATGGCGCGTCGTGGCTAACCCATTGTATAACCCAATAATGTCTTTTTTCAGTTTAAAAGCAATACCTGTTTCACTTACACACTTCAGGCTTTGGCTATTggtgaaaaagaggagaagaccATTGTAAACAGTGATGATCAATGGGGTTCAAGCACAGCGATGCAAAAAAGTTTTACTCcattgaagttttttttttttttttttagaaaatggCAGCAAATGTTAATTCATGTCAATGGGGAATCAAACAAAAGTTTTGTAATTACAAAATTGTGTTGGGGCTTTAATTTTTCCTACAACCTAAGTGAAGCAAGCAGCTTCACTTAGGCTGAGGAAAAGCATGTTTATTTCCCATATGAATTCCACTAGGATCGATAAGAAATACTAATATTCCACCAGAAactttctgctttatttgaaCACGACCCCGtacatttgaaaaagtgaatttGGGTCCTGTCTACTGCTTTTGGACAGTCCCAAGACATTATTTGTAATTTGAACCCTGTCTGAGTGCATTTTCCAGAAAGCAGCTTCAGCTAATCTTATTTGCAACGCAGTTCTGTAAAGATACCAGCTCCTGTcttggttgcttaaaatcaatGCATTGAATGCGttttagattagattggatTTCTGTTTTGGTCTCTTGGCAGAAATTTGTTGTCCATCAAACCATAGCAAAATGTGAAACCATAATTAAGCAAGCAACTCTTTGTACATTTCTCCTTGTCATGAAGGCCAACTGTGACATCAACATTATGGAGCTGTTTCACTGGTCTTCCATCTCATTGAAAACCTACTGAAAACTGACACATTGAAACCAGCCTGTGACATGTCCATTAACCAGGCTCACATGAATACAGTTGGATTGGATCAGATTTCATAACTTTTTTTCATAACCCACAATCTCTTATCCCCCCACCCTCATCTCcttctccattttctctctccctcaaagtTTTCAGCATGGGCAACAATGCATACGGCCAGTGTGGAAGGCAGATAGTGGAAGATGAAGTCTACAGGTATGTCTCAATGCACACTGCACACCAAATGTTACCATTTTACACTAATGTCATACTCGgctggtgtgtgttttcatgtcatgttgaACAGTTACAGTGTTAAATCACCATGGAGGTTTATTCTGTCTCAAAAGGTTTTTCTGAGTCGCTACTTTGGTCAGATGCTCCAGCTTAAGTACTGGAATTAAACAATTTCGTCACAATGTCTTCTCATTAAGTACCGGTcttaaaaaagtcttaaaatgtcttaatctTATTATCTAAACTCCAGGCTTTAAAACGTCTTGAATATAgttaaatattgtattttaagtcttaaattccattttagaggtcttaaaaatgttgtggtttcttGGTATGCTGTTCTTCCATTGAGAAATCAACCCAACCACACAATGCTGTATTCTGATAGATCTACAGTATCATTTTCATGTTTAGTTCAGCTGGGAAATTGGACTTATGTTTCATTCTAACTGGAATTtaaaggtcttgaaaagtcttaaaaaCTTGACGAAACTCACAGACACCCTGAGTACTACTTGGTGGAAAAAAGTATTATTTAGTTCATAGGGTGTTTGCATCGAACCTACTGGTCGTCTGTGAATGAAAGTGGGTGTTAATgcaagagagaagaggtgaCCTCTCCTGGAGTGTTGGATTGattatttctctgtctcccatTCAAATAGTGGCAGTCACATCATTCACAAGATAGAAGGCTTCAGCAGCAGGGTCACCCAGGTGAGTCTGAGTAGTGATGACAGACGGTCTAAGTGATTCATGGTTTATCAAATCCGCAGCATCCTGAAATATATAAGTGGCTCTGTGGTAAGTCACATTGCCCCCTTACACCTAGCATTAATATGCACTTGTATCCAGATCGTGTCTAGGTATGATTTGCTGCGTATATCACTTCCTCTCCTAATATTTAAGTCCTTTAAAATTGTTAGTAAACACGGATCTTGTGTTTTTGGTACATATACACCTAAATTTGATGCCTTTTTGCTCCATTCAAATATGATCTGGTCACCAAggacgcatgttaatgccaggtggaaaGGTGGTCAATGTGACTGAAAGTGACATCTCTTTCCTCTAGGTGGCGTGTGGGCAAGACCACAGTCTTTTCCTCACTGAGACGGGCAAGGTGTATGCATGCGGATGGGGCGCCGACGGACAGACAGGTCAGTGCTTGGCAGAACTTAAAGAATTGGTCAATGGCTCAGTATAGACATGCTTAGTCTAAGGTTCATGTTTAACCTTTATCTTTAATGTTGGTGACACATTATACAGTGATTATCTCAATTATAAGAATGATTTGGCCATCACAAATTTGACAATATGCATTGTGGAGTTGTGGAGAAAAAATGTTCTTGATTTCAGCTATGGTCTAATATCTAACAAATGACATTCAGAacagtcttttctcttttgcattGATTGAACACTAGAGAGCGCAAGGCTAGCAAGTTTTAGCTTGAGTCATCACACTTCTCGTTAGTCCAGCTGAACTCACTACTGTTTAGAGTAGTAGGAGACAAGATGGAGTCAGGTCAAATTGAAAGTGAGGCCGCTCCGTTAGGTTTTCAGTCTGCTGCGTGGCAGAAATTTGAGTTTCCAAGTAAggaagaaaacagcaacaagacAACTGACAAGAGAAAGACTGCTTAAGTATTGTAAGACAGTCTTGCCTTACAGGTAACACCAGCAACACTCTGCACCATGTACAACCACATCACAATGAAAAACTCCAGTCACAGTTACATGTTAAATGTTGCGTTTGAGTCTTAAATATGGTTTCAGAGGTCTGAAAAATGAAGCTGTTTCTCCCTGAGGAATTTCCCTGGATGTGCAGATTAACTGGCATTACAAAGGTCTTAAAGTTTTAAATTCAATTTACAGGAACCTGTAGTCACCCTGTTTATAgtttgcacttttgtttttgttgtccaTCAGAATTAAAAAGGGATTTTCTTCAGTCATAattgtcttcattcagattttgctcaTAATCTGATAATATCGAACTGTGAACATTTTATCGTGTATCAAACCAAACCATTAGCTAAATAAATTGTTAAATCACAATTGATTTTTCAAGATTGAACTGAATCAGCGCTAGCTTTAAGGACTTCTAAGGAGTAATCTCTCTCCAGTGGCTACCATCACCgttatttcaaacatgtttgatttttacgACCTCAGTCTGGACATGTTCGTTGTGGTTCTGTGTTGCAGTAATGCAACAGTTTGGTTTTCATCTGATTAGGGGGTTGTATGGTGTTGGAACTCAAGTAGTgtttgttccccaaatccaacttgTTGTCAAGTGTGCGTTCCCCAAATCCAGCTtatcgtcaagtgtgtgtttaccaGATGTAACTAGTCATAAAGgctgtgttccctaaatccaactggtaaTCAAGTGCGTACGCCTCCATgacagcaagataaaaaaaacagcgaAAGCCAGTTGTTAAGCATATGATGTCCAATCTTTTCACAGTCTGTTAAGACTTGACGTTTGTCCCCAGCATATCGTCGCTGTCCAGTGAAAAcctctccaaaatgtcaaagttTCAAGAACTGAGAAAATAGTGTTGTGTACCAGCTAGCCACCAAGCAGTTTTTTCAGTGGGGTtttaaaaggtttcataagaccaaCAGGTTGTAAAATCTTCTCAACTTGTTCAaaagcatgtaatccttcaactgaagtccAATCACCAAAAGGAGGTTTTCACGTGACAGTGAGATGTAGGATTAAGCTGCCAGTGACTGAGGTGCTATGAGATTGAAGCAGCTGTTCAGAGTGCCAAATAAGACCCGAATCCAAATCATTCCGGTTTTGTCTCTTCCAGGTCTGGGACACCACAGCGTTGCCTCCAGGCCGGTAGAAGTGGGAGGGGAGCTGGCCGGGGTAGAGGTGCAGCAGATCAGCACCTATGGAGACTGTAGCCTGGCTGTCTCTAGAGACGGACAGCTCTACGGCTGGGGAAACTCTGAATACCTGCAGCTGGCCTCAGTCACCGAGGCTACACAGGTGAGAAGGACGAACATACGATCCATCATACAGAAAATGATGTCAAGTAAAGGTACTCAGTTAAGtcttaaaagtaaaagtagaatGCATAGTAAAAGCTTTCCATTCAGAATTTTAGCATAGAAGTATagttgaaaataaatatatttaactATCAAAAAGCAGAAAACGTACATTTTCTGGGCAATATATGTGTGTGGTAGTTGAAAGAAGCTGTTGAAAGTGTGTCTACCCGATGCCAGCCCTTCCCCATATAAATCTGGCAAACTTTGGCCCTTACCATCAGAGGCATGCAGCCTCTTCTTATACCACATCCCTTCAATACATCTAAATGGTTTTTGGGGCGTAGGGTTCACACGCTGCTTTTGAATGCTGGAGCACAGGGTGGAATACTGTGTCACTTAGGGatgacatttcatttcagcaccttgggttttaaagaaaaaatgaCTTCTCTTCCTTCCATCGCTATAGTACAGAGGGTgcactttttattttctgtctggtTTCTTAATTGATATCCATAGTaaaatagagagaggaaaacgGTATTGAAAGTTTTCCTTTGTAGTGATGAAACCCAAGTAATGTTGTTGACACACTTTACTTTCACACTGACAAAACTTCAAACCAGAGATGTAGGACTTGAGTCTTGGACTTGAACACGAGTCAagcctgcatgtaaacatagtcactGAGGCGTCTTCATCACCGATACAGAATTGAAATGAGCCCTTACCCATcagcaacagtgtgtgtgaatatctATGCAGATGTTCACTGAGCTCTCGTTTATTTTCCCTCTTCCAGATCAACTCTCCTCGGCGTCTTCCTTTGAAAGGTTGTGGAAAGGTGGTTCAGGCGGCCTGCGGAGGCACACAGGTGGCCGTTCTCAACGGTTAGTTCAGTCAAACGACATGGTGTTCGGGTGAAAATCCACCCGAAAACACAATTCATGTCATCCCTATAAATACGGAGAGGGCATATTTGATTTGTGAGCATGAATAAGTCTCTAACAAAGCAACAGATGCAAAAGTCAAGACTCAGTCAAGAGAGAAACCTTGGGGCTACTCCATTGACACAGAATGAGGGACTGAATGAGAACACAGTGGCAGCATGAAGGGTAATTTCATAGGaataaagacattttctgtCATACTTGATAGCACTACAGTGCAAGGTTTTACATATAAAAGCTTTCTTTCGTTTCTAGTTAAAAGTTAAGGTTTGGTTTTCTAGTTCATGTTCACTAATACTGAAAGAAGTGGCCAAGAACACAAGAATAAACATATGTGGGTGGATTTTTGTCCTTTTGTTGTACCATGTCTGTAGAAATGTCAGCGTAAACAGCTTTTTCTCCTGCACTATTTCAGAAAAAGGAGAGGTGTTTGTATGGGGATATGGTATTCTCGGAAAAGGCCCTGACCTGTCTGAATCGTCAAACCCGGAGATGATTCCCTCCACGTTATTCGGACGCTCGGAGTTCAACCCCTCCGTGGCCGTCCGCCGGATCAGGTGTGGCCTCAACCATTTCGCCGCAGTAACAGGTGAGAATGTTGTTCTTCACTATCAGGgcgtctgcaggtcctgaaaacgTCTTCAGATATCTTCAATTATCTAGACTCAAGGTCTAGAAGTGAGATGCACGATAGACCTACTCCTCGACTGTTTTGAATGTCACTTTCTTTTAAACTTCCTCCATTAAGCTTGTCATCTTTATTAaagccatccattcatttaccAGACTTTAACTAGAGGGGTGTTGTTCATTCAGATTTCATGATGACACTTTTTATGtcattgtattttcaaaatacacacatatttttAGTTGAAACCTATGCAACATATCTTTGAGATGTTTGTTCAGAGACAGCAGATGTTCTCTGTCTTTAGTAGGAGTATTATTGATTGATAGGGATGATGGAGGGTGTGtattttattgcacacacacacctgagacaTAGCTTTGCCGGATAGGTACGAATACtgtttggttgtttttcttattaGACTTTGCTGGTCTTAAAGATCATTCCCGCTGGTACTAAAAAGGTCTTCAAAAGACTGTGTTGAGACTCAGTCTCATGTCGATGTTTGACCATGTGGTTCCAGATCAAGGCGAGCTCTTCGTATGGGGCAAGAACGTGAGAGGCTGTTTGGGCATCGGGAAGAGAGATGACCAGTACTTCCCATGGCGAGTAAGACAACACTGATTTAATATTAGCCATGTACATAAAGACTTAACCAACTGCCGCACAGTGGACGAAGACGTACACTcttaaaaatcaaatataatatCCGTAATAAAAGCCCTCCATACAAAAGTATAGATGTCTTTGATGATATATTTTGGTGTCAAAGCAGAGAAAGTACATTTTCCGGGCAAAATGTGTGGGCTAGTTGAAAGCAGCTGCTGAAAAGTGTCTCCACCTGTGTGTCTTAATGGGATTTTTAGGTGTAGGGTTCACACTGCTTCTGAATGCTGGAGCGCAGTCTGCAACACCTTACATCGAGCTCCTGGAGTTTCACAGAAAAATAGATGATCCTCCCCCCTTCCATCGCAGAAAGTGCACTCTTCACTAGGTCTTTTTCTGTGCGATGTCTTCACTGACATGAATAGTGAGATTAGAGAAGAGAAAGTGCGGCGAAAGTAAAAGAAAGAGTATGTTTTGTGTACGTTTGAATAATCTTCCAGCCAAGAAGGAGCGCTTTGTATTCATGCAAATGTCTGCTTGTACATACTGATGCTACGACAGCTCTTTTCTGTTCCTGGTTTTGTCAGGTGACCGTTCCAGGTCAAGTGGTGGATGTAGCGTGCGGTGTGGACCACATGGTGGCGCTGGTCAAGTCCCTCCTGTGAGCgctacccccctcccccctcctcctcccctccctcagcagtGGACCGGGCCTGGATGTTTTGGCTCGCCCTGCCGGTGACCCCCGGGCGCCTCGGGGAGTCCCGAAGCCAGCTGCTCTCCACAGGCGACGGGACCCTCGTGTCCCTCCGTCCTCCGGTGACGTCAAGCCAGTCTGCGGTTCGCTTCACCAGCATCTGTCATGAACGCTTGCTGcacgcgcacgtgtgtgtgtgtgtgtgtgtgtgtgtgtgtggagctcaGCTCGGCTGCATTCAGGTCGTATAGGAAAGACGGTAGATTTGAGCTTCCTACTAGAAAGTACTCTGATCAGGAGCGAGTCTACAGAAAACTGCAATCATGGCATCTTCAAATGATTTTGAACCACATGAACGCTTCCAAGTCGTTGCTTTTAATCAAGTTGTTCTGACCTTGATTCCCATGTGACTCAAATGCATCGTAAGCCGAAGCAATTGTTGTAAACCCAAAAGGAAACATGATGAGAGGACAATGTCTCCACAAGAACTAACACTTGGGTGGCAACGTGCAGTGAGAATTTTCACATATTGGTCAGTCGTTTTTTTCCTGTACATTAAACTACATGTGCCATGTTCCCTGTATGGAGCTCAACgaggttatgaacagggatgtatTGGAGGAGAAACCCatatttttaggctgacataaatctgtaTGATATGAAATTCACAGTATATATCATAGCAagtggtatcaaactgatgtaagttttatttt
Proteins encoded:
- the rcc1l gene encoding RCC1-like G exchanging factor-like protein encodes the protein MALPCVRLCARHRKLGLQVCGYATLSKAPRPQEKTKESPVFQYVGERKKPNHKVFVWGFSFTGALGIPSFVVPDSGRKKPRKYQLTPYRLDTEDQISSAACGYGFTLIASSTKDVTKLWGMGLNKDSQLGFQRSQHSRHQSYDYVLEPSPVALPFAKPVQSRVVQVACGRAHSLVLTDQEGVFSMGNNAYGQCGRQIVEDEVYSGSHIIHKIEGFSSRVTQVACGQDHSLFLTETGKVYACGWGADGQTGLGHHSVASRPVEVGGELAGVEVQQISTYGDCSLAVSRDGQLYGWGNSEYLQLASVTEATQINSPRRLPLKGCGKVVQAACGGTQVAVLNEKGEVFVWGYGILGKGPDLSESSNPEMIPSTLFGRSEFNPSVAVRRIRCGLNHFAAVTDQGELFVWGKNVRGCLGIGKRDDQYFPWRVTVPGQVVDVACGVDHMVALVKSLL